Below is a window of Vibrio sp. SS-MA-C1-2 DNA.
TGATCCAAAAGGAAAGATGTGGTCCAATTTCAGACTGTTTCATTTTAACGATGGCTTAGCTTATATACTGCATCGCTCAGTGGCTGAAAAGCAGTTAACCGAACTAAAAAAATATGCCGTATTTTCTAAGATCGCCATTGAGCATAATGAAGAGATAAAACTGTTCTCGATCGCAGGATCACAAGCCAAAGTTGCATTGAATGATCATATTTCAGAGCACGATGTGACACCTTATCAAAGCGGTGTCATTGTAAAAATAGATGCAACTCGCTATCTTGTCGCACTCCCAGAAAGGGAAGCACTGACATTAATCAATAGTCTGGATACTGGCACCGTGAGTTCTCCCGATTTGTGGCAATTACTCGAGATCCAAGCGGGTATCCCTCAAATAGAAGCATCAACCAGTGCGGAATATCTCCCTCAAGCATTAAACCTTGAACAGTTAGGTGGCATCTCATATGAAAAAGGATGTTATACCGGACAAGAAATGGTAGCTAGAGCTAAGTTTCGAGGAGCCAACAAGCGTGCGATGTATTTATTGATGGGAACAACGACACAATCTCCTGTTATTGGAACAACGATTCAACGCAGCGTCGGAGAAAACTGGCGAAAAGGGGGGATATTGTCGCAAGCTATCATTTTAATGACGGTTTAACTCTACTTTTAGCTGTTTTACCTAAAGAGATCGAGCCTGAAACGAAGTTCCGTTTAAACGAAAACGATAGTCACGAACTTCAGTTACAATCTTTACCATACAATCAAACTTCTGATTAATCATTATTTATGAAATAAGAGTGTTGTCATCCCTTCACTCTTATTCGTATAAAATAGTGGAAACGTCTACACTAATAACATAATTAACTTCCATTCTCATCCTTAAAAAAATTATCGTTAATCGTTATCTTTTTTATCAGTAAATAATGCCAACCTCATCACAGCACCTTAATCACCATTCTTGTATGATCCTGACGAAAATTGACAACCTAAAGGACAATAAAGTGAGAATGTTTAAACAATATATTCCTAGTTCTGTTGCAAAACATATCAGTCGATTATTTAAAGGTAGATTATATATAGATGGTAGAGGGGGCTATGAATTTAATCATGGTCAACTCCAGATCCCAGCAAACCCTAAAGAGCATCATTACCTCACTGTTAAAGAGGTCAATCAAGAGATAGATAGATTGCGTTCGCACTAATATCTACAGAAGTCACCCTAATACTGACAAGGTTTAAGCTTCTCTAAGCATGATCCATAGACTGTACAGAATTAAGATGAAAAAATAGAGCAAGTAAAGTATCAATACTTGCTCTATCAATAAAAGTCGTCAGTAAGTATCTCTTTTAGCAAGTATCACTTTTTAGCTAAAATAGGCAACTCACCTTTTTCTCCCAATGCTCGTCTTAACAACCCATATTTGACTGGTACCGCTTTATCCGTCACCGTTAAACCCACGCCTCGAATCAACTTAGCCACGGGATTATCACCCGAAAATAACGTTTTAAAGCTCTCCATTGCCACAATCATATCCGCAGCTTCACTTTTACGCCAACGTTCATAAAAACGAAGTTGTTCTTGGCTGCCAATATCTTCTCCGGCTTGCCAAATCTTCTCA
It encodes the following:
- a CDS encoding DUF1107 family protein, giving the protein MRMFKQYIPSSVAKHISRLFKGRLYIDGRGGYEFNHGQLQIPANPKEHHYLTVKEVNQEIDRLRSH
- the ygfZ gene encoding tRNA-modifying protein YgfZ, with amino-acid sequence MMKNWAELLNTASQCKMLSTDAIPELAIIPLPDLVLTTLVGDDTVSYLQGQVTCDVTSIEKGSVTQAAHCDPKGKMWSNFRLFHFNDGLAYILHRSVAEKQLTELKKYAVFSKIAIEHNEEIKLFSIAGSQAKVALNDHISEHDVTPYQSGVIVKIDATRYLVALPEREALTLINSLDTGTVSSPDLWQLLEIQAGIPQIEASTSAEYLPQALNLEQLGGISYEKGCYTGQEMVARAKFRGANKRAMYLLMGTTTQSPVIGTTIQRSVGENWRKGGILSQAIILMTV